In one Pseudodesulfovibrio tunisiensis genomic region, the following are encoded:
- a CDS encoding FmdB family zinc ribbon protein → MPIYEMHCRACGRDFETLARITEETIPCVHCQSADTYKHISSTHFRHADHWMRNMMGAMHKSQERDQLKKEMEKAVS, encoded by the coding sequence ATGCCTATCTACGAGATGCATTGCCGGGCGTGCGGAAGGGATTTCGAAACCCTGGCCCGGATCACCGAGGAAACCATCCCCTGCGTTCACTGTCAGTCCGCGGACACCTACAAGCACATATCGTCCACGCACTTCAGGCATGCCGATCATTGGATGCGCAACATGATGGGCGCCATGCACAAGTCGCAGGAGCGGGATCAGTTGAAAAAGGAAATGGAAAAGGCCGTGTCCTGA
- a CDS encoding L-lactate MFS transporter, protein MEKIKNRWLIAACAVGVHLSIGSVYAYSVMTLPLNNLHGWLKSDITHAFSLAIFFLGLSAAFLGPTVEKMGPRKSGRLSACFYALGMFGTSMAVKTGSLWLFILSYGVIGGIGLGTGYITPVSTLVKWFPDRRGLATGMAIMGFGFGALVFGPVMAKLFSIMAIWKAFLVLGVVYFCLIFSSALYIAAPPKGWLPKGYDPKKAAAEGKRVIKKDLAQLTVREAIRTRRFYYMWIMLFINITCGIALISVASPMAQEVTGMSAMAAATMVGLMGLFNGGGRLGWATLSDYLGRSRTFMAFYIIQIFAFLALTKVTDAVAFQALLFLILTCYGGGFSTLPAFLGDMFGTKQLGSIHGYTLTAWGCAGIVGPTIVTEVLEMTGSYSGTLYIFTGFLAVALVVSCLMVLDLRQKRKLQMSQEAATSMPG, encoded by the coding sequence ATGGAAAAAATTAAAAATCGTTGGCTTATAGCAGCCTGCGCCGTGGGAGTGCATCTCTCCATCGGTTCGGTCTACGCGTACAGCGTGATGACGCTTCCGCTTAACAACCTGCACGGCTGGCTGAAAAGCGACATCACTCACGCATTCAGTCTTGCAATTTTCTTTCTCGGTTTGTCCGCAGCATTCCTCGGACCCACTGTGGAAAAGATGGGCCCCAGAAAATCCGGTCGCCTTTCCGCCTGCTTTTATGCATTGGGCATGTTCGGCACCAGCATGGCCGTGAAGACCGGCTCCCTGTGGCTGTTCATTCTCTCCTATGGCGTGATCGGCGGCATTGGTCTGGGCACGGGCTACATCACGCCGGTTTCCACCTTGGTCAAATGGTTCCCGGACCGCCGCGGTCTGGCAACAGGCATGGCCATCATGGGCTTCGGCTTCGGCGCTCTGGTGTTCGGCCCTGTCATGGCCAAGCTGTTTTCCATCATGGCGATCTGGAAGGCCTTCCTCGTGTTGGGCGTGGTCTATTTCTGCCTGATCTTCAGCTCCGCCCTGTACATTGCTGCGCCGCCGAAGGGTTGGCTGCCCAAGGGCTATGACCCGAAAAAGGCTGCTGCCGAGGGCAAGCGCGTGATCAAGAAGGACCTTGCCCAGCTGACTGTCCGCGAGGCCATTCGCACCAGGCGTTTCTACTACATGTGGATCATGCTGTTCATCAACATCACCTGCGGCATCGCCCTGATTTCCGTGGCATCGCCCATGGCGCAGGAAGTCACCGGCATGTCCGCCATGGCTGCGGCCACGATGGTCGGCCTCATGGGTCTTTTCAACGGCGGCGGTCGTCTCGGTTGGGCCACCCTGTCCGATTATCTCGGCCGTTCCCGTACCTTCATGGCCTTCTACATCATTCAGATCTTCGCCTTCCTGGCTCTGACCAAGGTGACGGATGCCGTGGCTTTCCAGGCCCTGCTTTTCCTCATCCTGACCTGCTACGGCGGTGGATTTTCGACTCTGCCCGCGTTCCTGGGCGACATGTTCGGAACCAAGCAGCTCGGCTCCATTCACGGCTACACCCTGACCGCTTGGGGTTGCGCCGGAATCGTCGGCCCCACCATCGTGACCGAGGTGCTGGAGATGACCGGCAGCTATTCCGGAACCCTGTACATCTTCACCGGATTCCTGGCTGTGGCTCTTGTAGTGTCCTGCCTCATGGTTCTGGATCTTCGCCAGAAGCGCAAGCTCCAGATGAGTCAGGAAGCTGCGACTTCCATGCCCGGCTAG